In the genome of Cydia strobilella chromosome Z, ilCydStro3.1, whole genome shotgun sequence, one region contains:
- the LOC134754025 gene encoding HIG1 domain family member 1C-like → MANSRPAFNYNDESQSEKLARKSKDSPFMIIGILGLIGVCGVGAYKFKTRGKMSTSVFLMQLRVAAQGTVVSCLTIGVAYTLAKQHLFKDTKKDE, encoded by the exons ATGGCAAACTCACGCCCTGCTTTCAACTATAATGATGAATCTCAGTCGGAGAAATTGGCCAGGAAGTCTAAGGATTCTCCTTTCATGATTATAG gtatctTAGGACTGATTGGCGTTTGTGGCGTCGGGGCATATAAATTCAAAACACGAGGTAAAATGAGTACAAGTGTATTCCTCATGCAGTTGCGAGTGGCCGCCCAGGGGACTGTGGTGTCTTGTCTGACCATAGGTGTGGCATACACATTAGCGAAGCAACATCTATTTAAGGATACTAAAAAAGATGAATAA